A genomic region of Raphanus sativus cultivar WK10039 chromosome 6, ASM80110v3, whole genome shotgun sequence contains the following coding sequences:
- the LOC108807923 gene encoding protein ACCELERATED CELL DEATH 6-like yields the protein MDSTEINTVISTPSLDLSTIFEENGETISMDPKTMSAVRAGNLNYVRDNYSYVRLAPRLVTDRGNTMLHLAASSGHASLVRYLINECPSLLMKSNQKDEVALHVAARAGHLDVMLHLVGFITEISRNDVGVAKRIYFAKNKNQDTALHVALKEKHMLVASCLVSAEKDLSFVANSDGFSPLYLATEAGEADLVTAMCHQSSDLRSKVGGRSIVHAALKAKRKDILTALLSKDASLIDLRDEGRTCLSFGASIGYYEGICYLLDKYLDMVYLSDDDGLFPIHMAAKYGHVKILEEILKRCPEVLELLDKHGQNILHVAARNGKLEPIKFILKNYKDQNKKKLINEQDVGGNTPLHLATKNWHPKVVSMLTWDKRVDLKKTNNKGFTALDVAEDKIDSNYVFHQRLTWLALRSGGTPRSPTTNDRRIIMKLADGGRYKDQVNTLLLVATLVATMTFTAGLALPGGYNGSAPNLGMAVLTKKIAFKVFLVCDTLAMYSSMVIIVALLWAQLGDISIILKAYYMTLPFLALALTSMSIAFMAGTYAVVSHVPLLGCFVLGIGVIFLLVLLLFLVPYVAPSGDTYTFIKHLLYYPYFLRLLAAGDNNNNNDLENPG from the exons ATGGATAGTACTGAAATAAACACTGTTATATCCACACCATCTCTCGATCTGTCCACTATCTTCGAAGAAAACGGTGAAACTATATCGATGGATCCAAAGACGATGTCTGCCGTAAGAGCGGGTAATTTAAATTACGTGAGAGATAACTACAGCTACGTTAGACTTGCTCCACGCTTAGTGACAGATCGTGGGAATACAATGCTTCATCTTGCTGCATCATCGGGTCACGCCAGTCTAGTCCGTTATCTGATCAACGAATGCCCAAGTTTGCTAATGAAGTCAAACCAGAAGGATGAAGTTGCTCTCCATGTTGCTGCAAGAGCAGGCCATCTTGATGTTATGTTGCATCTAGTTGGTTTCATAACAGAGATATCTCGTAATGATGTCGGTGTTGCAAAAAGGATATATTTTGCTAAGAACAAAAACCAAGACACTGCTTTACATGTTGCCTTAAAGGAGAAACATATGTTGGTCGCTTCCTGTTTGGTCTCAGCAGAGAAAGATTTGTCTTTCGTTGCCAACAGCGATGGGTTTTCTCCCTTGTACCTTGCTACAGAAGCTGGAGAGGCAGATCTTGTGACGGCTATGTGTCACCAATCATCTGATTTACGTTCAAAGGTGGGAGGAAGATCCATCGTACATGCGGCATTGAAAGCTAAGAGGAAAG ATATCCTTACCGCTTTACTCAGCAAAGATGCAAGTCTTATTGACCTGAGAGATGAAGGACGGACTTGTCTTTCTTTTGGAGCGTCCATAGGATATTATGAAGGTATCTGCTATCTCTTGGACAAATATCTAGACATGGTTTATCTCAGCGATGATGATGGCTTGTTTCCCATTCATATGGCGGCCAAATATGGCCATGTCAAAATTCTTGAGGAAATACTTAAACGTTGTCCGGAGGTTCTTGAGTTGCTTGACAAACACGGTCAAAATATTCTTCACGTTGCAGCAAGGAATGGAAAACTTGAACCCATCAAGTTTATCCTAAAAAATTATAAGGATCAGAACAAGAAAAAGTTGATTAATGAACAAGATGTGGGTGGAAATACACCGTTACATCTAGCCACCAAAAATTGGCACCCTAAAGTTGTGAGTATGCTTACTTGGGACAAAAGAGTTGACCTtaagaaaacaaacaacaaGGGTTTCACAGCTTTGGATGTCGCCGAGGATAAGATTGACTCAAACTATGTATTCCATCAG AGATTGACTTGGTTGGCTTTGAGGAGTGGTGGTACACCAAGGAGTCCAACTACAAATGACCGTAGAATAATCATGAAGTTAGCAGATGGTGGGAGGTACAAAGATCAAGTCAATACTCTTTTGCTGGTTGCAACTCTTGTAGCCACCATGACTTTTACTGCAGGACTCGCATTACCAGGTGGTTACAACGGTTCTGCTCCCAACTTGGGAATGGCCGTTTTGACCAAGAAAATAGCTTTCAAAGTCTTTCTTGTCTGCGACACATTGGCAATGTACTCTTCCATGGTTATTATAGTTGCTCTCCTTTGGGCACAGCTCGGTGATATTTCTATTATACTCAAAGCGTACTACATGACACTTCCATTTCTCGCACTTGCGCTTACATCAATGTCGATAGCGTTTATGGCTGGCACATATGCAGTGGTAAGCCACGTCCCTTTGCTTGGTTGCTTCGTTTTGGGTATCGGTGTCATCTTCCTGCTTGTCTTGTTGCTGTTCCTTGTTCCTTATGTGGCTCCAAGTGGTGACACCTACACATTTATCAAACACCTTTTATACTACCCCTATTTCCTTAGGCTTTTGGCTGCTGGtgataacaacaacaataatGACTTGGAGAATCCTGGCTAA
- the LOC130496603 gene encoding uncharacterized protein LOC130496603 gives MVIGFSWRQQQNCDDSLYQSCSADINAEETLNTLKYANSARNIRNKPIVNRDPVSTEMLKMRQQLEYLQAELSLRNGGGREAITSGLFTSNGNGKSHGGGSLSGSGTVTKHLSGLNLDIRLCLRRSCDLVSSEKCFFLLCSSSSTCEWVQVINLF, from the exons ATGGTTATAGGATTCTCTTGGAGGCAACAGCAGAATTGTGATGATAG CTTGTATCAGTCCTGCAGTGCAGATATTAATGCTGAGGAAACTCTTAACACTCTTAAATATGCAAACAGTGCTCGAAACATCCGGAACAAACCTATC GTAAACAGAGATCCTGTGTCCACTGAGATGCTGAAAATGCGCCAACAGCTCGAGTACTTGCAGGCAGAGCTCTCCTTACGGAATGGAGGTGGAAGAGAAGCCATCACCAGTGGATTGTTCACTTCAAATGGAAATGGCAAAAGCCATGGTGGAGGCTCTCTGAGTGGATCAGGCACAGTGACGAAACACTTGTCAGGACTAAACCTCGACATAAGGCTCTGCCTGAGAAGATCATGTGATCTAGTTTCTTcagagaaatgtttttttttgttgtgttcAAGCTCCTCTACCTGTGAATGGGTGCAGGTAATCAATCTTTTCTAG